A window of the Salmo trutta chromosome 25, fSalTru1.1, whole genome shotgun sequence genome harbors these coding sequences:
- the LOC115162661 gene encoding probable ergosterol biosynthetic protein 28 — MVVQKKELNGLQARTFGIWTLLLSVIRCTCTIDIQNKTFYHITLWTFVLALGHFLSEAFIYKTAPLTIGIMAPLIVASFSIVGMLIGFQCVPEPQEEVAARHKKRN, encoded by the exons ATGGTAGTTCAGAAGAAGGAGC TAAATGGCCTCCAAGCAAGAACATTTGGTATCTGGACATTGTTGTTGTCAGTTATCCGCTGCACATGCACCATTGACATTCAGAACAAAAC GTTCTATCACATCACCCTGTGGACATTTGTGCTGGCTCTGGGACACTTCCTGTCTGAAGCCTTCATCTACAAAACGGCACCTCTGACCATTGGCATTATGGCACCTCTCATTGTGGCGA GTTTCTCTATCGTGGGAATGCTGATTGGGTTCCAGTGTGTTCCAGAGCCTCAGGAGGAGGTGGCTGCACGGCATAAGAAGCGGAACTGA